A window of the Nibribacter ruber genome harbors these coding sequences:
- a CDS encoding DUF4097 family beta strand repeat-containing protein, which yields MKKVCMIAWASLMLTTGAFAQTKAGQPTTNAPQNNARDVKTHKVKLGSGKDKQVQLTVYSSEVEIIGYNGDDVIIETSDYLPASSERAKGLKPLYNQIEDNTGLGLAVEKKNDVVSITKASRTAASYTIKVPKNASILFKEADWTGGDLKITDVDGEIEARLNNSDATLTNVSGPVVANTTAGTIKVIFSALDQSKPFALTAVAGDIDLTFPANSKANFKLESMQGEIYTDFDMDVKHEGKSELPLIGGGGIIDGKTNGGGVQITVKSITSDIYIRKKK from the coding sequence ATGAAAAAAGTATGCATGATAGCATGGGCCAGCCTAATGCTCACCACAGGCGCCTTCGCCCAGACCAAAGCGGGCCAGCCCACAACCAACGCCCCTCAGAACAACGCCCGTGACGTGAAGACCCACAAAGTGAAGTTGGGCAGTGGCAAGGACAAACAAGTACAACTAACTGTGTATAGCAGCGAGGTAGAGATCATAGGATACAACGGCGATGACGTCATCATTGAGACCTCAGACTACCTTCCTGCCTCCTCGGAACGCGCTAAGGGCCTCAAACCCTTGTATAACCAGATAGAGGACAACACGGGTCTGGGGTTAGCTGTGGAGAAGAAGAACGACGTCGTTTCCATCACCAAAGCTTCGCGCACCGCTGCCAGCTATACCATCAAAGTACCAAAAAATGCTTCCATTCTATTCAAAGAGGCAGACTGGACTGGCGGCGATCTTAAAATTACTGATGTAGACGGCGAGATTGAAGCTAGGCTCAACAACTCAGACGCCACCCTAACCAACGTATCTGGACCGGTGGTGGCCAACACCACGGCCGGTACCATCAAAGTCATTTTCTCTGCCCTGGATCAGAGCAAGCCCTTCGCGCTGACCGCCGTGGCCGGCGACATTGACCTTACGTTCCCTGCTAACTCAAAAGCCAATTTCAAGCTGGAGTCCATGCAAGGCGAGATTTACACTGACTTTGACATGGACGTGAAGCATGAAGGCAAAAGCGAACTGCCCCTGATTGGCGGGGGTGGCATCATTGACGGCAAAACCAACGGCGGCGGCGTGCAAATCACGGTCAAGAGCATCACCAGCGACATCTACATCCGGAAGAAAAAATAG